One Geitlerinema sp. PCC 9228 DNA window includes the following coding sequences:
- a CDS encoding pseudouridine synthase, whose protein sequence is MKPQRLDKVISHLQCQTRKEVTRLIKSGWVEVGGETIRQPAYKFDPTETTVSINGQPLIWQKHFHVMIHKPQGCVCANSDPRELVVVDLVPPELYRPEFSIVGRLDKNTEGLLLLTTDGTLLHRLTHPRWHLRKRYYVELENPVTSQDVEAFAKEMTVEGETWKPAELIPKEDPQQVELIVYEGKFHQVKRMFAARGNQVTYLKRIQMGPVELDPELEVGEVRSLYPEEVKALYESVGLEPE, encoded by the coding sequence ATGAAACCGCAACGTCTAGATAAAGTCATATCCCACCTCCAATGTCAAACCCGCAAAGAAGTTACCCGCCTCATCAAATCTGGTTGGGTAGAAGTAGGCGGAGAAACCATACGCCAGCCAGCTTATAAATTCGATCCCACCGAAACCACCGTTAGCATCAACGGGCAACCCCTGATTTGGCAAAAACACTTCCACGTAATGATTCACAAACCCCAAGGATGCGTTTGTGCCAACTCCGATCCGCGGGAATTGGTAGTGGTAGACTTGGTACCACCGGAACTGTATCGCCCGGAATTTTCTATTGTGGGACGTTTGGACAAAAATACAGAAGGCTTATTGCTGCTAACGACTGATGGAACCCTTCTCCACCGCCTCACCCATCCCCGCTGGCATCTTCGGAAACGCTATTATGTAGAGTTGGAAAACCCAGTCACTTCCCAAGATGTGGAAGCCTTTGCCAAAGAAATGACCGTGGAGGGAGAAACTTGGAAGCCAGCGGAGTTAATTCCCAAAGAAGACCCCCAACAAGTAGAGTTAATTGTCTACGAAGGTAAATTCCACCAAGTGAAGCGGATGTTTGCGGCGCGGGGAAACCAAGTGACCTATCTCAAACGCATCCAAATGGGTCCGGTGGAATTAGACCCAGAGTTAGAAGTTGGGGAAGTACGTTCTCTGTATCCAGAGGAGGTGAAAGCTTTGTACGAATCTGTGGGGTTGGAACCTGAATAG
- the dnaB gene encoding replicative DNA helicase, translating into MVKELSFQDYSDRLPPQNIEAEEAVLGGILLDPEAMGRIADLLMPEAFYIQAHKEIYKAALALYNQEMPTDLMSVTTWLSDREKLDKVGGQSKLVQLVERTVSAVNIDQYATLIVDKFLRRKLIQSGNEVVRLGYDTATPLSQILDKAEQQIFNITQDRPQQGLTAIGDTLVRTFEDIEVRHENIALPGLPCGFYDLDAMTGGFQRSDLTIVAGRPSMGKCLTADAEILLADGSVRTIAEIVKNSENRRGSAPVPTPTSELLTLGKDGQFTFAKPSGFLDDGIKPVFWVKTRQGRSLKTTITHPFLTADGWQSLSQLQVGDKIAVPRKLEVFGQQRISQEKVEQLADQVAEGIASRGATRSAGATRIPPIIFTLQRSLVVRFLQRLFASQGKIVTLENQSVCIVYPTEKQKVARQLQHLLLRFGIVAAVTKPDNNHGNWQVEICDGPKYRCLGHHRDAVEIFLNEIGVFQLGGPSHYQNSLYKGDSRINPTASVSQKSLPGKQAATATATLEKEATPASTASHICWDEIVEITPLGKQRVYDLTIPQTHNFVANDICVHNTSFALNIARNIAAFHELPVAVFSLEMSKEQLVQRLLSGEAGIESNRLRAGRISQSEWEPLGNAIANLSELPIFIDDTPNITVTEIRSKCRRLQAEQGGELGLILLDYLQLMEGGNSDNRVQELARITRSLKGLARELRVPLISLSQLSRSVETRNNKRPMMSDLRESGCLTGDTLIFCADTNQTVPIRDLMGKSHIQVWAYNWETQQLEKATVSNAFSTGIRPVYCLQTQSGYKIKATGNHKFFTPQGWQRLDRLAKSDRIAIKSEPVLPSVSKFTDKNLSTHFANQTSLATLPKPTQSILWDSIASITPLPQERVYDLTVPHLHNFVANNIVVHNSIEQDADLIIMLYRDEYYNPDTPDRGLAEIIITKHRNGPTGNIKLLFNPQFTQFRNMAAQ; encoded by the coding sequence ATGGTTAAAGAGCTAAGTTTCCAAGATTATAGCGATCGCTTGCCGCCCCAAAATATAGAAGCCGAAGAAGCAGTTTTGGGGGGGATTTTGCTCGACCCAGAAGCCATGGGGCGGATTGCCGATTTGTTAATGCCGGAAGCTTTTTACATTCAAGCTCACAAAGAAATTTATAAGGCGGCTTTGGCTCTTTACAACCAAGAAATGCCTACGGATTTAATGAGCGTAACCACTTGGCTTTCCGACCGGGAAAAATTAGATAAAGTCGGCGGTCAAAGCAAGTTGGTTCAACTGGTAGAACGTACGGTCAGTGCGGTTAATATTGACCAGTATGCCACATTAATTGTTGATAAATTTCTCCGGCGGAAATTAATTCAATCGGGCAACGAAGTGGTGCGGTTGGGATACGATACCGCCACCCCTTTATCGCAAATTTTAGATAAAGCCGAACAGCAAATTTTTAATATTACCCAAGACCGACCCCAACAAGGATTGACCGCCATTGGCGATACCTTGGTTCGTACGTTTGAAGATATCGAAGTTCGCCACGAAAATATTGCTTTACCGGGGTTGCCTTGTGGTTTTTACGATTTGGATGCCATGACCGGTGGTTTCCAGCGTTCCGATTTAACTATTGTAGCTGGCAGGCCATCCATGGGCAAATGTTTGACAGCAGATGCGGAAATTTTACTGGCAGATGGTAGCGTTCGCACGATCGCAGAAATTGTTAAAAATTCCGAAAACCGTCGGGGTAGTGCCCCCGTACCTACCCCGACCAGCGAGTTGTTAACCCTCGGCAAGGATGGACAATTTACATTTGCCAAACCGAGTGGATTTTTAGATGATGGCATCAAGCCCGTTTTTTGGGTCAAAACCAGGCAAGGGCGATCGCTAAAAACCACCATAACACATCCTTTTCTAACAGCGGACGGTTGGCAATCCCTGTCCCAATTGCAAGTAGGGGATAAAATTGCCGTACCTCGCAAACTAGAAGTTTTTGGGCAGCAAAGAATTTCCCAAGAAAAAGTAGAACAGTTAGCCGACCAGGTCGCAGAAGGCATTGCCAGTAGGGGCGCAACGCGAAGCGCGGGCGCAACGCGAATTCCCCCTATAATTTTTACGCTACAACGGTCTTTGGTGGTTCGATTTCTCCAGCGTTTGTTTGCCAGCCAAGGAAAAATTGTCACCCTCGAAAATCAATCGGTTTGTATCGTCTATCCAACAGAAAAACAAAAAGTTGCCCGACAGCTACAGCATCTTTTGTTGCGATTTGGCATTGTTGCTGCTGTAACCAAACCAGATAATAACCATGGAAATTGGCAGGTAGAAATTTGCGATGGTCCGAAATACCGGTGCCTTGGGCACCATCGCGATGCTGTCGAAATATTTCTTAACGAAATCGGCGTATTTCAACTCGGGGGTCCTTCTCACTATCAAAATTCTCTATATAAGGGCGATTCGCGAATCAACCCTACTGCCAGTGTTTCTCAAAAATCATTGCCAGGAAAACAAGCAGCCACAGCCACCGCGACCTTAGAAAAAGAAGCAACCCCAGCATCAACCGCCAGCCATATTTGTTGGGATGAAATTGTTGAAATTACGCCCCTGGGCAAACAGCGAGTATACGATTTAACCATACCTCAAACCCATAATTTTGTTGCCAACGACATTTGCGTTCACAATACCAGTTTTGCGCTGAATATTGCCCGCAATATTGCCGCTTTTCACGAACTGCCAGTGGCGGTTTTCAGTTTAGAAATGTCCAAAGAACAATTGGTACAGCGTTTGCTTTCTGGGGAAGCGGGAATTGAGAGCAATCGCCTGCGCGCCGGTCGCATCAGCCAAAGCGAATGGGAACCGTTGGGAAATGCGATCGCGAATTTATCGGAATTGCCTATTTTTATTGACGATACCCCCAACATTACCGTCACCGAAATTCGTTCCAAATGTCGCCGTTTGCAAGCAGAACAGGGTGGCGAATTGGGATTAATTTTGTTAGATTACTTGCAGTTAATGGAAGGTGGAAACAGCGACAATCGCGTACAGGAATTGGCCAGAATTACGCGATCGCTCAAAGGATTGGCCAGAGAATTACGAGTTCCCTTAATCTCCCTATCCCAGTTAAGTCGTAGTGTCGAAACCCGCAACAACAAACGCCCCATGATGTCCGATTTGCGCGAATCTGGCTGTTTGACGGGGGATACCTTAATTTTTTGCGCGGATACCAACCAAACCGTTCCCATTCGAGATTTAATGGGCAAATCCCACATTCAAGTTTGGGCGTACAATTGGGAAACCCAACAATTAGAAAAAGCCACCGTTAGCAATGCTTTTTCCACAGGCATTCGACCAGTTTATTGCCTGCAAACTCAAAGCGGATATAAAATTAAAGCCACCGGCAACCACAAATTTTTCACCCCGCAAGGATGGCAACGTTTGGATCGACTCGCAAAAAGCGATCGCATCGCGATAAAATCCGAACCAGTCCTGCCATCAGTATCGAAATTTACAGACAAAAACCTATCAACCCATTTTGCCAATCAAACATCCCTTGCCACCCTACCCAAACCGACTCAATCTATCCTTTGGGATAGCATAGCCAGCATCACCCCCCTCCCCCAAGAACGGGTTTACGATTTAACCGTTCCCCACCTACACAACTTCGTCGCCAATAATATTGTTGTCCACAACTCCATCGAACAAGATGCCGATTTGATTATCATGTTATATCGGGACGAATACTACAATCCCGATACTCCCGACCGCGGTTTGGCAGAAATTATTATTACCAAACACCGTAATGGACCCACCGGAAATATCAAATTACTATTTAACCCGCAATTTACCCAATTCCGCAATATGGCTGCCCAATAG
- the rplI gene encoding 50S ribosomal protein L9: MPKKRVQVVLNEDIRKLGNNGDLVEVAPGYARNYLIPQHKAVFATPGVLKQVERRRQAEQRRLEAQRQEAIAFKDSLETIHRFRIERQVGEGEAIFGTVTNQDVAEAIQEQTGREVDRRGISLPDEINKIGFYKAHVKLHSDITAEIEIQVAPS; encoded by the coding sequence ATGCCCAAAAAACGAGTACAGGTTGTTTTAAACGAAGATATCCGTAAATTGGGAAACAACGGCGATTTAGTAGAAGTTGCCCCAGGCTATGCCCGTAATTACCTGATTCCCCAACATAAAGCTGTCTTTGCCACCCCTGGGGTTCTCAAACAAGTGGAACGACGCCGCCAAGCGGAACAAAGACGTTTGGAAGCACAAAGACAAGAAGCCATTGCCTTCAAAGATTCTTTGGAAACCATCCATCGTTTTCGTATTGAACGACAGGTTGGCGAAGGCGAGGCCATTTTTGGTACTGTAACCAACCAAGACGTTGCCGAAGCGATTCAAGAACAAACTGGCAGAGAAGTAGACCGCCGCGGGATTTCCCTACCGGATGAAATCAACAAAATTGGTTTCTACAAAGCCCACGTGAAGTTGCATTCCGATATTACGGCGGAAATTGAAATCCAAGTAGCTCCCAGCTAA
- a CDS encoding DUF3352 domain-containing protein: MTENKEAAKSNKSSLKKAGILIGGIAVVAAAGAASWFYFFRSTPGQKLSPFRSAQLVPDEALVTSYIYTDTKAWSQLQNFGTPELKNLVEENQQKAQQEIWEGSDITFQEDIQPWVGGIMLAYMPSGDTSTTNPEDSQSNSPRDSANGNAEPTQAETAPAPGSALFVVGIKNKTKALDFFSKMQDREGTQVQETDYQGVTIFELTQPEETNYFARLGNHLLLSPKRQNVERAIDTSKGEASFADSDGAVNVLQQGTKVNNPIAQVYITDYSKLVRELSANSPDAPQLSEGTIAQLQNIKHIVAGVGVDGEGIRMRFLSQIDPSNLPEGYQQQSPGEVLKRFPQDTIALISGIGINRVWSQLQTQAEENPEVQQFVEQIRSALQSVNLNADEVFGWMDGEFGVASVPLASNTGLFGQVGMGLAVVMQTSDRDRAESTLQKIQDVAKQQAPFLSFGEKQVGDIKVTEWQVPAQGALLGHGWLDENSVFVALGNGLPSSFVESGAQNLSDSSQFQEVTNTLPQSNVGYFYLNMDKMVSILNNIPRLSNNGGIPPETRAVLDSMNGVGVTANWQNQSTSQLEMLFSLKETSEVNADSGASPSPQPEN, encoded by the coding sequence ATGACAGAAAATAAAGAAGCCGCAAAAAGCAACAAATCGAGTTTAAAAAAAGCTGGAATCCTCATTGGGGGGATAGCGGTGGTTGCCGCTGCTGGGGCTGCATCGTGGTTTTATTTCTTTCGTTCTACCCCCGGGCAAAAGCTTTCCCCCTTTAGAAGCGCCCAATTGGTTCCCGACGAGGCATTGGTGACCAGCTATATCTACACTGATACCAAAGCTTGGTCGCAACTGCAAAACTTTGGTACGCCCGAGTTGAAGAATTTAGTAGAAGAAAACCAACAAAAAGCACAACAGGAAATTTGGGAAGGCAGCGACATTACTTTTCAGGAAGACATCCAACCCTGGGTAGGGGGGATAATGTTGGCTTACATGCCTAGTGGCGATACCTCTACCACCAATCCTGAAGATTCCCAATCTAACTCACCTCGTGATTCCGCCAACGGCAACGCAGAACCGACCCAAGCCGAAACCGCCCCAGCGCCAGGAAGCGCGCTGTTTGTAGTGGGGATTAAAAATAAAACCAAAGCCCTGGATTTTTTTAGTAAAATGCAAGATCGGGAAGGAACCCAGGTTCAAGAAACAGATTATCAAGGCGTCACGATTTTTGAACTCACCCAACCAGAAGAGACCAACTATTTTGCTAGGTTGGGGAACCATTTGTTGCTTTCCCCCAAACGTCAAAATGTGGAACGGGCAATCGATACTTCCAAAGGAGAAGCCTCTTTTGCTGATAGTGACGGCGCTGTCAATGTTCTCCAACAGGGAACCAAAGTTAACAATCCAATTGCCCAGGTATACATAACCGATTATTCTAAATTGGTTCGGGAACTATCGGCGAATTCTCCAGATGCCCCGCAACTATCGGAAGGAACCATCGCACAGCTACAAAATATTAAACACATTGTCGCTGGTGTGGGTGTGGATGGCGAAGGCATTCGCATGCGGTTTCTCAGTCAAATTGACCCCAGCAATTTGCCGGAAGGCTACCAACAGCAATCCCCCGGCGAAGTTCTCAAACGGTTCCCTCAAGATACAATTGCTTTAATCAGTGGTATTGGAATTAACCGAGTTTGGTCGCAGTTGCAAACCCAAGCCGAAGAAAATCCAGAAGTACAGCAATTTGTCGAGCAAATTCGTTCGGCGCTGCAATCGGTAAATTTAAATGCCGATGAAGTTTTTGGCTGGATGGATGGCGAGTTTGGCGTTGCCTCAGTTCCCCTTGCTTCCAATACGGGCCTTTTTGGGCAAGTTGGCATGGGGCTGGCTGTGGTTATGCAAACTAGCGATCGCGACCGGGCTGAGTCTACTTTACAAAAAATTCAAGATGTTGCCAAACAGCAAGCGCCCTTTTTAAGCTTTGGTGAAAAACAAGTGGGCGATATAAAAGTTACTGAATGGCAGGTGCCTGCACAAGGAGCGTTGTTGGGGCATGGTTGGCTGGATGAAAATTCTGTTTTTGTTGCTTTGGGCAACGGTTTGCCTTCCAGTTTTGTGGAAAGTGGCGCTCAGAATTTATCCGATAGTTCCCAGTTTCAAGAAGTAACCAATACGTTGCCCCAATCTAATGTGGGTTATTTCTATTTGAATATGGATAAAATGGTTTCTATTCTGAACAATATACCGCGACTTTCCAACAATGGTGGCATTCCCCCAGAAACCAGAGCTGTTTTGGATTCTATGAACGGCGTTGGCGTCACGGCGAATTGGCAGAATCAGTCCACTAGTCAGTTAGAAATGTTGTTTTCTCTGAAAGAAACCAGCGAAGTCAACGCCGACAGCGGAGCTTCCCCATCTCCCCAACCAGAAAATTAA
- a CDS encoding WGR domain-containing protein: MTGDKTYLELSEEQGTSHKFYEVTVEGTQVTIRYGRIGDRGRTQTSNYPTPEKAQAAAQKKIQEKIRKGYEPAVMGVRQKRPITRRPTTSSRSNARSAPVLWKFNSGAPAFGIFIGASACWVGNQAGQVFAVDSQGQILNQFQLPEGVKCLVADDVWIYAGCDDGNVYDLSGKIPRLAYEIDENVDIFWLDIDDGLLAVSDANGQVALFHPEDEFHWVRLSQGKSGWMVRCDRQGVYHGHSKGVTCYDLEAGRVQWHCPTQGSVLFGWQEAETVYAGTSNRLVYEFRKSGEQRTQCQCDASVYACAASSDGQYIFAGDNCSSVYCFDRAGKRLWKLATQCGSALSMQWYDQKLYVVTTSGYLACLDVSESAIASAQAGNLPQTATLQAPSQPGTQVSDQLETTCDRNGGVLVRCIREGGKLRVRVVSPGYHQDWNVQFPRNIREQGAHYLVSEIRESSRSGFYRAYGEIKKLVD, encoded by the coding sequence GTGACAGGGGATAAAACTTACTTGGAACTTTCTGAAGAACAAGGTACCTCGCATAAATTCTACGAAGTCACAGTTGAAGGTACGCAAGTCACCATTCGGTACGGACGTATTGGCGATCGCGGACGCACCCAAACCAGCAACTATCCCACCCCGGAAAAAGCCCAAGCTGCCGCGCAAAAGAAAATTCAGGAAAAAATACGCAAAGGCTACGAACCCGCAGTTATGGGCGTACGCCAAAAACGTCCCATCACCCGCCGCCCCACCACCAGCAGCCGTTCTAACGCTCGTTCTGCCCCGGTTCTGTGGAAATTTAACTCTGGTGCCCCTGCTTTTGGAATTTTTATCGGCGCGTCAGCTTGTTGGGTAGGCAACCAAGCCGGTCAGGTATTTGCCGTGGATTCTCAAGGACAAATTCTCAACCAGTTCCAACTTCCCGAAGGCGTAAAATGTCTGGTGGCTGACGATGTTTGGATTTATGCTGGCTGTGATGATGGTAATGTGTACGATTTGTCGGGAAAAATCCCACGTTTGGCTTATGAAATTGATGAAAATGTAGATATTTTTTGGTTAGATATTGACGATGGCTTACTTGCAGTTTCTGATGCCAACGGTCAGGTGGCGTTATTCCATCCCGAGGATGAGTTTCACTGGGTGCGCCTGTCTCAGGGAAAATCCGGCTGGATGGTACGCTGCGATCGCCAGGGGGTCTACCACGGACATAGCAAAGGAGTAACTTGCTACGATCTAGAAGCAGGGCGCGTACAGTGGCACTGCCCCACCCAAGGCAGCGTGTTGTTTGGCTGGCAGGAGGCGGAAACAGTATATGCGGGCACTTCCAATCGGCTGGTGTATGAGTTTCGCAAGTCGGGGGAACAACGCACCCAATGCCAGTGCGATGCGTCGGTTTACGCTTGCGCGGCTTCGTCTGATGGGCAATATATTTTTGCTGGCGATAACTGTTCTTCTGTATATTGTTTCGATCGCGCGGGAAAGCGACTTTGGAAACTAGCCACCCAATGTGGTTCGGCACTGTCAATGCAATGGTACGACCAAAAACTGTATGTGGTGACCACCAGTGGCTATCTTGCCTGTCTCGATGTGAGTGAAAGCGCGATCGCTTCCGCCCAAGCGGGCAATCTCCCGCAAACGGCTACCTTACAAGCGCCCTCACAACCAGGAACCCAGGTTTCCGACCAACTGGAAACCACATGCGATCGCAACGGTGGCGTGCTCGTTCGCTGTATTCGCGAAGGGGGGAAACTGCGGGTTCGCGTCGTTTCTCCTGGCTACCATCAGGATTGGAACGTTCAATTTCCCCGCAATATCCGCGAACAAGGAGCGCACTATCTGGTTTCTGAAATCCGCGAATCCTCCCGCAGCGGTTTTTATCGAGCCTATGGAGAAATTAAAAAGCTTGTCGATTGA
- a CDS encoding MBOAT family protein — MLFNSYEFIFFFLPATLALFFLLGRLQSRQWAIGSLVFCSLFFYGWWNPAYLSLILFSIVFNYSFGSILTHEKPIPLIGRRGFLAIGVAVNLGLIGYFKYANFFVDTVNALANTNFQIGSIVLPLAISFFTFQQISYLVDAYQGETKEYNFLRYCLFVCFFPQLIAGPIVLHKEVMPQFARKTIYQMKGENLAIGLTIFSIGLFKKVIIADSVALYATPVFQTALDGTQLTFFESWCGTLAYTMQLYFDFSGYSDMAIGAARMFGIVLPLNFNSPYKSINIADFWRRWHMTLSRFLRDYLYIPLGGNRKGQRRRYVNLMITMLLGGLWHGAGWTFVFWGGLHGGYLVVHRQWQQLRQKWGHNLQESTWWGRWLAWGLTFLAVMVAWVFFRAESMSAAGNMLYAMFGGHGISLPRSLSGVLSFLPESVFPFEGVRGTTELPSVAAILWIAVASAIALFAPNTQQLLEHYYPALNHEPTDPKTKGISPQIRWHPNLFWSIFAGVAAALSIVFILRPSEFLYFQF, encoded by the coding sequence ATGCTATTCAACTCCTATGAATTTATTTTCTTCTTTCTGCCCGCCACCTTAGCATTATTCTTCTTATTGGGTAGGTTGCAAAGCCGCCAGTGGGCCATTGGTTCTTTAGTCTTCTGTTCCCTATTTTTCTACGGTTGGTGGAACCCGGCTTATCTTAGTTTAATATTATTTTCCATTGTCTTTAACTATAGCTTTGGGTCGATTTTAACCCACGAAAAACCAATTCCTCTTATCGGTCGTCGGGGATTTCTCGCCATCGGCGTTGCTGTGAACCTAGGGTTAATTGGCTACTTCAAATATGCTAACTTTTTTGTCGATACCGTCAATGCCCTAGCCAACACGAACTTTCAAATCGGTTCAATTGTTTTACCCCTGGCAATTTCCTTTTTTACCTTCCAACAAATTTCCTATTTGGTAGATGCCTACCAAGGAGAAACCAAAGAATATAATTTCCTCCGCTACTGTTTGTTCGTTTGCTTTTTCCCCCAACTCATTGCCGGTCCCATCGTTTTGCATAAAGAGGTCATGCCGCAATTTGCCCGCAAAACGATCTATCAAATGAAAGGAGAAAATCTAGCCATTGGGCTCACCATTTTCTCCATTGGATTGTTTAAAAAGGTCATTATTGCCGATAGCGTTGCCCTCTACGCCACTCCAGTTTTTCAAACAGCTTTGGATGGCACCCAGCTCACTTTTTTTGAATCTTGGTGCGGTACATTAGCCTATACCATGCAGCTTTATTTTGACTTTTCTGGCTATTCCGATATGGCGATTGGTGCTGCCAGAATGTTTGGTATTGTTTTGCCTTTAAATTTTAATTCGCCGTATAAATCAATCAATATTGCCGATTTTTGGCGTCGCTGGCACATGACCCTATCCCGTTTTTTGCGGGATTATCTCTACATTCCTTTAGGAGGAAATCGCAAGGGACAGCGCCGGCGCTATGTTAATTTAATGATTACCATGCTTTTGGGTGGTTTGTGGCACGGTGCCGGTTGGACGTTTGTTTTTTGGGGGGGATTGCACGGTGGCTATTTGGTCGTTCATCGCCAGTGGCAGCAACTGCGCCAGAAATGGGGACATAATTTACAAGAAAGTACCTGGTGGGGTCGTTGGCTAGCATGGGGATTGACTTTTCTCGCGGTGATGGTGGCGTGGGTATTTTTCCGCGCCGAAAGTATGTCCGCTGCTGGCAATATGCTATACGCTATGTTTGGAGGCCATGGGATTTCCCTGCCGCGATCGCTTTCTGGGGTACTCAGTTTTCTCCCGGAAAGTGTTTTTCCCTTTGAAGGGGTACGCGGTACCACAGAACTGCCTTCTGTAGCAGCAATTCTTTGGATTGCTGTCGCCTCCGCGATCGCCTTGTTTGCCCCCAATACGCAACAATTGTTAGAACATTACTACCCCGCTCTCAACCACGAACCAACCGATCCAAAAACCAAGGGAATTTCGCCCCAAATTAGGTGGCATCCCAATCTTTTCTGGTCCATATTTGCCGGGGTAGCAGCTGCTTTAAGCATTGTCTTTATTCTCCGACCCAGCGAGTTCCTCTACTTCCAGTTTTAA
- a CDS encoding GDP-mannose 4,6-dehydratase: MKTHLITGVAGFIGSHLAQTLLEQGYAVIGVDEFNDYYDPQFKRQNVAALLEQENFQLIEGRIADINWLELLQDVEVIYHQAAQAGVRASWGDGFFAYTERNVDATQILLEAASNCTHLKRFVFASSSSVYGNAETLPTSEAICPDPVSPYGITKLASEQLCRLYYQNFGVPIVALRYFTVYGPRQRPDMAFHKFFKAILHREAINIYGDGQQTRDFTFVRDAIAANLAAATAEKAPGEVLNIGGGSRVVLAEVIDAIEEITQRLVQRRYVQKAMGDARHTAADISKAREILGFQPQVSLREGLTQQWQWIRQVYGS; this comes from the coding sequence ATGAAAACTCATTTAATTACTGGCGTGGCTGGTTTTATTGGTTCCCACCTTGCCCAAACTCTTCTAGAGCAAGGATATGCAGTGATTGGAGTTGATGAGTTCAACGACTATTACGATCCCCAGTTCAAGCGGCAAAATGTGGCTGCGCTTTTAGAGCAGGAAAATTTTCAACTAATAGAGGGGAGAATTGCCGATATCAATTGGTTGGAACTGCTGCAAGATGTGGAGGTGATTTACCACCAAGCTGCTCAAGCAGGGGTGCGCGCTAGTTGGGGAGATGGTTTTTTTGCCTATACCGAACGCAATGTGGATGCCACACAAATTTTGCTAGAGGCGGCGTCGAACTGCACCCATCTCAAACGTTTTGTGTTTGCTTCTTCTTCATCCGTGTATGGCAATGCAGAAACGTTACCCACCAGCGAAGCCATTTGCCCGGATCCGGTTTCTCCCTATGGTATTACCAAACTGGCTTCCGAACAGCTTTGTCGGTTGTACTATCAAAATTTTGGCGTTCCCATTGTCGCGCTGCGATATTTTACTGTATACGGTCCTCGCCAGCGCCCGGATATGGCGTTTCATAAGTTTTTTAAAGCCATCTTGCACCGGGAAGCGATTAATATTTATGGTGATGGGCAGCAAACCCGCGATTTTACGTTTGTGCGGGATGCGATCGCGGCTAATTTAGCAGCGGCAACCGCCGAGAAAGCTCCCGGTGAGGTACTTAACATTGGTGGTGGGTCGCGGGTGGTGCTGGCAGAGGTGATCGACGCCATTGAAGAAATTACCCAACGGTTGGTGCAGCGTCGCTACGTGCAAAAAGCCATGGGAGATGCCAGGCATACAGCAGCGGATATTTCCAAGGCTCGGGAAATTTTAGGATTCCAGCCGCAAGTTTCCCTGCGGGAAGGTCTGACTCAACAGTGGCAGTGGATTCGCCAGGTTTATGGGTCGTAG